Proteins encoded by one window of Salmonirosea aquatica:
- a CDS encoding lycopene cyclase family protein codes for MKRYDYIIAGGGLAGLSLAYYMNRSVLRNKSILIIEKDEKKKNDRTWCFWEKEGQGTFDAIVFRKWQQAYFYGGGFEKKLDLGEYTYKWIKGLDFYDFVRTDLASNPNISFLTATIERLTDTTDGGFVITDSGQFIADYVFDSITPLSLENEKRHNLLQHFKGWEITTSNATFDPTCPIMMDYRVEQEGIGVRFGYVLPISANRALVEYTVFSDTLLLPEEYSRELHTYIRDFLKITDFNIEDEEFGVIPMTDERPKTSKRNHVIRIGTSGGYVKASTGYAFSRTQRFTQELVSQLLTAGKPLYPKRTIRQNFKRLLDSTLLNVLLKERHSGKDIFTRLYQRNPTPRLFAFMDEDTSLLDDLRVMVTVPLWAFTLGMFDALMKRF; via the coding sequence ATGAAACGCTACGACTATATTATTGCGGGCGGCGGATTGGCCGGGTTGAGCCTGGCCTACTATATGAATCGGTCAGTACTTCGCAACAAGAGTATCCTGATTATCGAGAAGGACGAAAAGAAAAAAAATGACAGAACCTGGTGTTTTTGGGAAAAAGAGGGACAGGGTACCTTCGACGCCATAGTCTTTCGCAAATGGCAACAGGCTTATTTTTATGGTGGCGGTTTCGAGAAAAAACTGGATTTGGGAGAGTATACTTACAAATGGATCAAAGGACTGGATTTCTATGATTTTGTTCGCACCGATCTTGCCTCTAATCCGAACATCTCCTTTCTGACTGCTACCATCGAACGCCTCACCGACACAACCGACGGAGGATTTGTGATTACGGATTCCGGGCAGTTCATTGCCGACTACGTATTTGACAGCATAACGCCGCTTTCGCTCGAAAATGAGAAACGGCATAACCTCCTTCAGCATTTCAAGGGCTGGGAAATTACCACATCGAATGCCACTTTTGATCCTACCTGCCCTATCATGATGGACTACCGGGTTGAGCAGGAGGGGATCGGAGTACGGTTTGGCTACGTTTTACCTATTTCTGCCAACCGGGCGCTGGTGGAATACACCGTTTTTTCTGATACCTTGCTGCTCCCCGAAGAATACAGTCGGGAACTCCATACCTATATACGGGATTTCCTGAAAATTACCGATTTTAACATCGAGGATGAGGAGTTTGGTGTGATTCCGATGACTGATGAACGCCCCAAAACTTCCAAGCGGAATCACGTCATCCGGATCGGTACCTCGGGAGGTTATGTCAAGGCTTCCACGGGTTACGCATTCAGCCGTACCCAACGCTTCACGCAGGAATTGGTGAGCCAGCTACTGACGGCCGGGAAGCCACTGTACCCCAAACGGACGATACGGCAGAACTTCAAACGATTACTCGACAGTACGTTGCTCAATGTGCTGCTGAAAGAGCGTCATTCGGGAAAGGACATATTCACCCGGCTCTACCAGCGTAATCCGACGCCCCGGCTGTTTGCTTTCATGGATGAAGATACCTCGCTATTGGACGATCTGCGGGTTATGGTTACGGTACCTTTATGGGCTTTCACCCTGGGAATGTTTGATGCGCTGATGAAGCGGTTCTGA
- the metK gene encoding methionine adenosyltransferase: protein MPYLFTSESVSEGHPDKVADQISDALIDNFMAWDPSSKVACETLVTTGQVVLAGEVKTNTYLDVQKIAREVIRKIGYTKSEYMFEANSCGILSAIHDQSADINQGVDRAAESQDFESKANAQGAGDQGMMFGYATRETSNYMPLALDMAHSILKELSHIRNNEPELIPYLRPDAKSQVTIEYGDDNVPQRIDTIVVSTQHDDFASEQDMLEKIKSDIISFVIPRVKATLPEELQKLFTDDITYYINPTGKFVIGGPHGDTGLTGRKIIVDTYGGKGAHGGGAFSGKDPSKVDRSAAYATRHIAKNMVAAGLCDEVLVQVSYAIGVAKPCGLFVDTKGTSKVDLNDGAIARKIEEIFDMRPYAIEERLKLRNPIYSETAAYGHMGRVNEVVKKTFKGADGTEKEVEVELFTWEKLDYVDKIKEAFDL from the coding sequence ATGCCTTATTTATTCACTTCGGAGTCTGTGTCGGAAGGACACCCCGACAAAGTAGCCGATCAGATTTCGGACGCCCTCATTGACAACTTCATGGCGTGGGATCCCAGTAGCAAGGTGGCCTGCGAAACCTTAGTTACTACGGGTCAGGTAGTGCTGGCTGGTGAAGTAAAAACCAATACCTACCTGGATGTGCAGAAAATTGCCCGGGAGGTAATCCGCAAGATTGGCTACACCAAAAGCGAGTATATGTTCGAGGCCAACTCCTGCGGTATCTTATCCGCCATTCACGACCAGAGCGCCGACATCAACCAGGGCGTAGATCGCGCGGCTGAAAGTCAGGATTTTGAGTCTAAGGCCAACGCGCAGGGCGCCGGTGACCAGGGCATGATGTTCGGTTATGCTACCCGCGAAACCAGCAACTACATGCCGCTGGCGCTCGATATGGCGCACAGCATTTTGAAAGAACTTTCCCATATTCGCAACAACGAACCCGAACTGATCCCCTACCTCCGGCCCGACGCTAAATCGCAGGTAACGATCGAATACGGTGACGACAACGTACCCCAGCGCATCGATACCATTGTGGTGTCGACGCAGCACGATGATTTTGCCAGCGAGCAGGATATGCTGGAGAAAATTAAGTCCGATATTATTTCCTTTGTCATTCCCCGGGTAAAAGCCACACTGCCGGAGGAATTGCAGAAACTATTTACCGACGACATTACCTACTACATCAACCCTACTGGCAAATTCGTGATCGGTGGACCGCACGGAGATACGGGACTGACGGGCCGCAAGATTATTGTGGATACCTACGGGGGCAAGGGTGCCCATGGTGGTGGTGCTTTCTCGGGCAAGGATCCTTCCAAAGTAGACCGCTCGGCGGCCTACGCTACGCGGCACATCGCCAAAAACATGGTGGCTGCCGGCCTGTGCGACGAAGTGCTGGTGCAGGTTTCGTACGCCATCGGGGTAGCCAAGCCCTGCGGACTTTTCGTGGATACCAAGGGTACCTCCAAAGTGGATCTGAACGACGGGGCCATTGCCCGCAAAATCGAGGAAATCTTCGATATGCGTCCCTACGCCATCGAGGAGCGTCTGAAACTGCGTAATCCTATTTACTCCGAAACGGCCGCCTATGGCCACATGGGGCGGGTCAATGAAGTAGTGAAGAAGACCTTCAAAGGCGCCGATGGTACCGAAAAAGAGGTAGAAGTAGAACTGTTTACCTGGGAGAAACTAGATTACGTCGATAAGATCAAAGAAGCGTTTGACTTGTAA
- a CDS encoding UDP-N-acetylmuramoyl-tripeptide--D-alanyl-D-alanine ligase, with protein sequence MEITPEALYKIYLRNPTISTDTRKIEAGSLFFALKGEKFDGNAFAKNALENGASYAVVDDPAVVEDKRFLLVEDVLTALQNLARHHRSTWEIPVIALTGSNGKTTTKELIAAVLAKKYRTYATRGNLNNHIGVPLTILAVNPQQYDMVVVEMGANHQGEIATLCTIAQPTHGLITNIGKAHLEGFGGLAGIKKGKGELYAYLSKKKRVVFVNTQNEVLMEMVSKKHSFGEIVFYGSENSAVNPTLLEDVPFVTYENQEKQAITTHLPGRHNFENICAALAIGHYFGVPGDDAHRAISEYQPDNNRSQVFYKGSNTITLDAYNANPSSMEAAIDHLTKSVATRKMVILGDMLELGHDAEAEHRALGEMLAQCNFDLVILTGPLMQHALPALPKAYYIPDKFSLHNWLMDHPQDDTHILIKGSRGMGLESVVQFL encoded by the coding sequence ATGGAAATAACACCCGAAGCACTCTATAAAATTTATTTGAGAAATCCTACTATCAGCACCGATACGCGGAAAATTGAAGCGGGAAGTCTGTTTTTTGCCCTAAAAGGAGAGAAATTCGATGGCAATGCCTTCGCCAAAAATGCCCTGGAAAATGGCGCATCCTACGCAGTAGTAGACGACCCCGCGGTAGTGGAAGACAAGCGGTTTCTGCTAGTTGAAGACGTACTTACTGCTCTGCAGAACCTGGCCAGACATCATCGCAGTACCTGGGAGATTCCGGTTATAGCCCTGACGGGCTCGAATGGAAAAACCACCACCAAGGAACTCATCGCGGCCGTATTGGCCAAGAAGTACCGTACCTACGCTACCCGGGGCAACCTCAACAACCATATTGGGGTACCCCTCACCATTCTGGCGGTAAATCCCCAACAGTACGACATGGTAGTGGTAGAAATGGGTGCCAACCATCAGGGGGAAATAGCCACACTGTGTACGATTGCCCAACCCACACACGGACTGATTACCAACATTGGCAAAGCGCATCTGGAAGGATTTGGCGGTCTGGCGGGGATCAAAAAAGGCAAGGGAGAATTGTATGCCTACCTGTCTAAGAAAAAGCGGGTTGTATTCGTCAACACGCAGAATGAGGTACTGATGGAAATGGTAAGCAAGAAACACTCGTTCGGCGAAATTGTATTCTACGGTTCCGAAAATTCGGCGGTGAATCCGACCTTACTCGAAGACGTACCCTTTGTGACGTACGAAAATCAGGAAAAGCAGGCCATTACCACCCACCTGCCCGGTCGGCACAATTTCGAGAATATCTGTGCGGCGTTGGCCATAGGCCATTACTTTGGGGTACCCGGCGACGACGCCCACCGGGCTATCTCGGAATACCAGCCCGACAACAACCGCTCGCAGGTATTCTACAAAGGGAGCAATACGATCACCCTCGATGCATATAACGCCAATCCCAGCTCGATGGAGGCGGCCATTGATCATTTGACCAAGAGCGTAGCTACCCGTAAAATGGTAATTCTGGGCGATATGCTCGAGCTGGGCCACGATGCCGAAGCCGAACACCGGGCGCTTGGCGAAATGCTGGCACAATGCAATTTTGATCTGGTAATCCTGACAGGGCCGCTTATGCAGCACGCTCTACCCGCGCTGCCCAAAGCCTACTATATCCCCGATAAATTTTCGCTGCACAACTGGCTCATGGATCATCCGCAGGACGATACCCATATTCTTATCAAAGGTTCGCGCGGCATGGGTCTGGAAAGCGTCGTGCAGTTTTTGTGA
- a CDS encoding T9SS type A sorting domain-containing protein, producing the protein MKRIVYLYFLGLSLLTNSTVAQQAWFRLDTTATVTRAGKNLLNPWAGGLNAGQFSTMDLDGDGTDDLVAFDRTTNRVTTFLGNAATKTYRHAPAYEALFPPMENWMLLVDYDKDGRKDLFTHTPQGVKVYKKIQNGSTWSWKLFKPLLNSVGFSGPINLLVVATDIPALTDVDNDGDLDIITYEILGNFVEMHQNMSMERYGVPDSLEFIRNGLCWGNFVKEHCNDFKLGVDCGAVENVGGGTSNGRILHAGNAILIQDLNGDGKKDMLMGHVTCDNVARLVNTGTNRVADFTSFDVNYPAQNPVNFTIFPAVYSEDVDFDGVKDLLAAPNVYANEGNLMDFQASTWYYHNAGTDSNPTFELRQKNFLQDQMIDIGENAAPAFFDVDGDGDQDMLVGTGGVRGETGFRGSLQLFRNTGDAKTPRFDWVGEEYLKLSETFQLTHIKPQWADFNGDGVPDLGFSGVSFQGIEYRYLPNRAARGQAVQLSVNEAITITLPGAQASDIPYFYDTDQDGDLDLLVGKAQGNIVHYLNTGTAKQPAYQLQTENLAGVGTNFAGRFVSVAVADINLDGQPDLLTADQTGMVRIFHTGTWGQWSRRDSLLVEAGNGATAPRLGAYLQATVADYTGDGKPDVAVGTYGGGIRLLTNVLPVTITAVEPVPHSTFIVYPNPAEGYLHVRSPLNGLLDIISISGQILQENITLTADAEKTLSTARWTPGLYVLRVRYTDRQEVKKIVVK; encoded by the coding sequence ATGAAACGCATTGTCTACCTATACTTCCTGGGGTTAAGCCTACTTACCAATTCAACGGTGGCCCAGCAGGCCTGGTTCCGACTGGATACTACCGCTACTGTCACGCGTGCGGGAAAAAACCTGCTTAACCCCTGGGCGGGTGGCCTGAACGCCGGGCAGTTCTCGACGATGGACCTGGATGGAGACGGTACCGACGACCTCGTCGCCTTTGACCGCACCACCAATCGGGTCACGACTTTTCTGGGCAACGCCGCTACTAAAACTTACCGACACGCGCCGGCTTACGAAGCCCTTTTTCCGCCGATGGAAAACTGGATGCTGCTCGTGGATTATGATAAAGACGGACGCAAAGACCTCTTCACCCACACGCCACAGGGCGTCAAAGTGTATAAAAAAATACAGAATGGCAGTACCTGGTCGTGGAAGCTATTCAAACCGCTACTGAACTCGGTGGGTTTTTCGGGACCGATCAATTTATTGGTAGTAGCTACGGACATTCCCGCCCTGACCGACGTAGACAACGACGGCGACCTGGATATCATCACCTACGAGATATTGGGGAATTTCGTGGAAATGCACCAGAACATGAGCATGGAACGCTATGGGGTACCCGATAGTCTCGAATTCATCCGGAACGGCCTGTGTTGGGGAAATTTCGTCAAGGAACACTGCAACGATTTTAAATTGGGAGTCGACTGCGGGGCGGTCGAAAACGTGGGTGGAGGTACCTCCAATGGCCGCATTCTGCACGCCGGAAACGCCATACTGATCCAGGACCTCAACGGCGACGGCAAAAAGGATATGCTCATGGGCCACGTCACCTGCGACAACGTGGCGCGGCTGGTCAATACGGGTACCAACCGGGTGGCTGATTTCACGAGCTTCGATGTGAATTATCCCGCTCAGAATCCCGTTAATTTCACCATTTTTCCGGCCGTTTATTCCGAGGATGTCGACTTCGATGGCGTAAAGGATTTGCTGGCGGCACCCAATGTGTATGCCAATGAGGGCAACCTGATGGACTTCCAGGCATCCACCTGGTACTACCACAACGCCGGCACGGACAGCAATCCTACCTTCGAGCTCAGGCAGAAAAACTTTTTGCAGGATCAGATGATCGACATTGGCGAAAATGCCGCTCCTGCCTTTTTTGACGTGGACGGTGACGGCGACCAGGATATGCTGGTAGGTACGGGGGGCGTTCGGGGCGAAACGGGTTTCCGGGGTAGCTTACAATTGTTTAGAAATACAGGCGATGCCAAAACGCCCCGTTTTGACTGGGTAGGCGAAGAGTACCTTAAACTGTCGGAAACATTTCAGCTTACTCACATCAAGCCCCAATGGGCCGACTTCAACGGTGATGGGGTACCTGACTTGGGTTTTTCAGGTGTCTCGTTTCAGGGGATCGAATACCGCTATCTACCCAATCGCGCCGCTCGAGGCCAGGCCGTTCAGTTGTCTGTGAATGAGGCTATTACTATTACATTGCCTGGAGCACAGGCAAGTGATATCCCTTATTTTTACGATACCGATCAGGATGGCGATCTGGATTTACTTGTCGGTAAGGCACAAGGTAATATCGTACACTACCTGAACACGGGTACGGCCAAACAGCCCGCCTACCAGCTTCAAACCGAAAACTTGGCCGGGGTAGGTACCAACTTTGCGGGCCGCTTCGTCAGTGTGGCAGTTGCGGACATTAACCTCGACGGCCAGCCCGACCTACTCACGGCCGACCAAACGGGTATGGTACGGATTTTCCATACCGGTACCTGGGGGCAGTGGAGTCGCCGCGATAGTTTGCTGGTGGAGGCTGGCAACGGAGCTACTGCGCCCAGGCTGGGGGCCTACCTTCAGGCGACCGTCGCCGACTACACGGGAGACGGCAAGCCCGACGTAGCTGTAGGTACCTATGGCGGTGGCATACGACTGCTGACGAATGTGCTACCCGTTACCATTACTGCGGTAGAACCTGTCCCGCATTCCACTTTCATCGTCTACCCCAATCCGGCGGAGGGGTACCTGCATGTGCGAAGTCCGCTGAATGGATTGCTGGATATAATATCGATCAGTGGACAAATCTTGCAGGAAAATATCACACTCACCGCCGATGCTGAAAAGACGCTGTCTACGGCGCGCTGGACTCCGGGACTATATGTGTTGCGGGTACGCTATACCGATCGACAGGAAGTAAAGAAAATTGTGGTAAAATAG
- a CDS encoding vitamin K epoxide reductase family protein → MPQNISVIDKMRADDSKAVVSRRRIAALAAAGLVDFSVISLFQLGYIKHLPDLPAKVFDSDRVNSSQDAELLGIPDAPISLMAYAATILVATAGNRGGKYTKFFDLLLGGIVLGQAFGGAHYLYKMITVQKKVCMYCVAGAMINFAALKPLYDLYRCKR, encoded by the coding sequence ATGCCCCAAAATATTTCAGTCATTGACAAAATGCGCGCTGACGACAGTAAGGCCGTCGTAAGCCGTCGCCGGATCGCGGCTCTGGCCGCCGCCGGACTCGTCGATTTCAGCGTGATTTCACTATTCCAGCTGGGTTATATCAAACATTTGCCCGACTTACCCGCCAAGGTATTTGATTCTGATCGTGTCAATTCGTCCCAAGATGCCGAGCTTCTGGGAATTCCCGATGCGCCCATTAGCCTGATGGCGTATGCCGCTACGATTTTGGTGGCTACGGCTGGAAACCGGGGAGGTAAATACACCAAATTCTTCGATCTGCTGTTGGGGGGAATCGTACTCGGCCAGGCCTTTGGCGGGGCGCATTACCTCTACAAGATGATCACCGTGCAGAAAAAGGTATGCATGTACTGCGTGGCGGGTGCCATGATCAATTTTGCGGCCCTAAAACCTTTGTACGATTTGTATAGGTGCAAGCGGTAG
- a CDS encoding MFS transporter, whose product MLYRYRVLIFLFSLSMITYLDRVCISVVGKRMKDDLNLTNEQFGWVLGAFSLAYALFEMPTGALGDRLGPRRVLLRVVLWWSLFTALTGVASGLIALIVIRFLFGMGEAGAYPNSSIVIARWFPAVETGRAQAFIWGAGRLGGALAPLVMVPLAANAGWRASFWAMGLVGVVWAAAWYWWFRDFPREKKGITEKELTYIQESRRFRPQAHGLAWGALLRSRNLWALVIMFHFYMYGAYFFYSWMPIYLQEGRHFSESEMQLFSTLPFLSGAVGCFTGGFLSDWLVKRYGLRIGRASVGLVGMGLSSVVMWTSALTSDNVTAAYLLSAGMLFKDLTLPVSFAVCVDIGKNRAGTVSGTMNMIGQLGGFFLAVFFGKIVDWAGDYNYPLYIIGTLLGISSLLWLVIDPTEELTWKVAPANDPGLLDG is encoded by the coding sequence ATGCTCTACCGCTACCGCGTCCTGATTTTTCTTTTCTCACTTTCCATGATCACTTACCTCGACCGGGTGTGTATTTCGGTGGTAGGTAAGCGCATGAAGGACGACCTTAACCTGACCAATGAGCAGTTTGGATGGGTACTGGGGGCATTTTCGCTGGCCTACGCCCTTTTCGAGATGCCCACCGGTGCTTTGGGTGATCGCCTCGGACCTCGACGGGTACTGCTCCGCGTAGTGCTGTGGTGGTCGTTGTTCACGGCCCTGACAGGAGTAGCCTCGGGGCTCATCGCGCTCATTGTCATTCGGTTTCTGTTCGGCATGGGTGAAGCGGGTGCCTACCCCAATAGCTCGATCGTGATTGCCCGCTGGTTTCCGGCGGTCGAAACGGGCCGGGCGCAAGCCTTCATCTGGGGTGCCGGACGGTTGGGTGGTGCGTTGGCACCTCTTGTCATGGTACCCCTGGCCGCCAACGCGGGTTGGCGGGCGTCGTTCTGGGCGATGGGGCTGGTGGGGGTGGTGTGGGCAGCGGCCTGGTACTGGTGGTTCCGCGATTTTCCTAGAGAAAAGAAAGGTATCACCGAAAAAGAACTCACCTACATTCAGGAAAGTCGCCGGTTTCGTCCGCAAGCTCATGGTTTGGCATGGGGCGCGCTACTCCGCAGCCGTAACCTGTGGGCGCTGGTAATCATGTTCCATTTCTACATGTACGGAGCGTACTTCTTTTACAGCTGGATGCCCATCTATTTGCAGGAAGGCCGTCATTTTTCCGAATCTGAAATGCAGCTTTTTTCTACGCTGCCCTTCCTTTCGGGAGCCGTAGGGTGCTTCACGGGCGGCTTTCTGAGCGACTGGCTGGTCAAGCGGTATGGTCTGCGCATCGGCCGCGCCAGTGTGGGACTGGTGGGCATGGGGCTCTCAAGCGTGGTGATGTGGACTTCGGCTTTGACGAGCGATAACGTCACGGCGGCCTACCTACTTTCGGCCGGCATGTTGTTCAAGGATTTGACGCTACCCGTTTCTTTCGCGGTCTGTGTGGATATTGGCAAGAACCGCGCCGGCACGGTATCGGGTACCATGAACATGATTGGGCAGCTAGGCGGATTCTTTCTGGCAGTTTTCTTTGGTAAAATCGTAGACTGGGCAGGCGACTACAATTACCCACTCTACATCATAGGTACCCTACTCGGGATCAGCAGCTTGCTGTGGCTGGTGATCGATCCTACGGAAGAGCTGACGTGGAAGGTGGCTCCGGCCAATGACCCGGGACTGCTGGACGGGTAG
- a CDS encoding DMT family protein yields MRTILLLFLSNLFMTTAWYWHLKYRETDLWKVILISWLIALVEYCLAVPANRIGSYQFNAFQLKTIQEVVSLAVFVGFAAFYLKEPIRWNYLVGFVLIVLAVFFIFKKW; encoded by the coding sequence ATGCGTACGATCCTGCTCCTTTTCCTATCCAACCTGTTCATGACGACGGCTTGGTACTGGCACCTTAAGTACCGGGAAACTGACTTGTGGAAAGTCATTCTCATCAGTTGGCTCATCGCCTTGGTCGAGTACTGTCTGGCGGTACCTGCCAACCGGATCGGCTCGTACCAGTTCAATGCCTTTCAGCTGAAAACGATTCAGGAGGTGGTCAGCCTTGCGGTATTTGTGGGTTTTGCCGCCTTTTACCTCAAAGAGCCCATCCGCTGGAATTACCTAGTGGGGTTTGTGCTGATTGTGCTGGCGGTCTTTTTCATTTTCAAGAAATGGTAG
- a CDS encoding Rid family hydrolase: protein MRLLLTFLFVLTGFLAQAQVVEFYGSPASVISSGAIIPEGKKMLWTSGSTGSIADSTARAGTREQFGDTKTQALSILANFQKTLTEKGLSLKDVLMLRVYLAPDKSTGKHDYQGWYDAYAQYFGTATNPTKPIRSTIGIAGLANTDKFIEIELVAVYP, encoded by the coding sequence ATGCGTCTCCTCCTTACTTTTCTTTTTGTCTTGACTGGATTCCTTGCTCAGGCGCAAGTCGTGGAATTTTATGGATCTCCGGCTTCCGTCATTTCGTCGGGAGCCATTATTCCCGAAGGCAAAAAAATGCTGTGGACGAGTGGCTCTACCGGCAGCATAGCCGATAGCACAGCGCGGGCAGGTACCCGGGAGCAATTTGGCGATACCAAAACGCAGGCGTTGAGTATTCTGGCCAATTTTCAGAAAACGCTTACCGAAAAAGGGTTGAGCCTGAAAGATGTGCTCATGCTGCGGGTGTACCTGGCCCCCGACAAAAGCACGGGAAAGCATGACTATCAAGGCTGGTACGATGCCTACGCGCAGTATTTTGGCACGGCCACCAATCCTACCAAGCCCATTCGATCCACGATCGGCATCGCGGGCCTGGCCAACACGGATAAGTTTATTGAAATAGAACTGGTAGCGGTATATCCCTAG
- a CDS encoding FAD-dependent oxidoreductase, translating into MSLPVPPGPQYADKQFYINRGYHQIPKLRLSMDRIVKETVGLRPFRPSGPRIEAEQLGSKTIVHNYGHGGSGWSLSWGTGNMARNLVMATPERKIALLGCGTVGIATARLLQESGCEVTIYTKDVPPNVTSNLATGTWSPASRVCDPAVAKPEFRGVWEDATRYSFRRFQFLLGLNDIACWTDEYSVRNEVPTASEHSAGGEVYEIPGLIPERVRLGKKEHPFAADFVTRRSNLMFNIPSYLHYHLQDFLAFGGKVKIHEIKKLEDIDALPEKVVVNCMGLGAKPIFNDDELIPVSGQLSCLIPQSDIQYKLSTEGANFIARKDGIYLGSNGIVGNWDTTPSKEQTEKVVGILQEVMKNMRG; encoded by the coding sequence GTGTCACTGCCTGTACCACCCGGCCCGCAGTACGCCGACAAGCAATTCTACATCAATCGCGGCTACCACCAGATTCCCAAGCTCCGTCTTTCGATGGATCGCATCGTTAAGGAAACCGTCGGGTTGCGCCCGTTTCGCCCCTCGGGCCCGCGCATAGAAGCCGAACAACTGGGAAGTAAAACCATCGTACACAACTATGGGCACGGGGGTAGCGGCTGGTCGCTTTCGTGGGGAACGGGCAACATGGCCCGAAACCTGGTGATGGCTACGCCCGAGCGAAAGATAGCGTTGCTGGGTTGTGGCACGGTGGGTATCGCCACCGCTCGCCTGTTGCAGGAAAGCGGCTGTGAGGTCACGATCTACACGAAGGATGTACCCCCCAATGTGACCAGCAACCTGGCTACGGGTACCTGGTCGCCGGCCTCGCGGGTGTGTGATCCGGCGGTGGCCAAGCCAGAGTTCCGAGGTGTTTGGGAAGACGCCACCCGCTACTCTTTTCGACGGTTCCAGTTTTTGCTGGGCCTTAACGACATCGCCTGCTGGACGGATGAGTATAGTGTGCGGAATGAGGTACCTACCGCCTCAGAACATAGCGCGGGCGGAGAAGTGTATGAAATCCCGGGATTGATTCCGGAACGAGTACGGTTGGGTAAAAAAGAGCATCCCTTTGCCGCGGATTTCGTGACGCGTCGCTCGAATCTGATGTTCAATATCCCTTCGTACCTGCATTATCACCTGCAGGATTTTCTGGCGTTTGGCGGGAAGGTGAAAATCCACGAAATCAAAAAGCTGGAAGATATCGACGCCCTGCCCGAAAAGGTGGTGGTCAACTGTATGGGCCTGGGCGCCAAGCCCATATTCAACGACGATGAACTGATACCGGTTTCGGGGCAGCTTTCCTGCCTCATTCCCCAGAGCGACATTCAGTACAAGCTCAGCACGGAGGGTGCCAACTTCATTGCCCGCAAGGATGGAATCTACCTGGGCAGCAATGGAATTGTGGGCAACTGGGACACTACCCCCAGCAAGGAGCAAACCGAAAAAGTGGTGGGCATTTTGCAGGAGGTCATGAAAAACATGCGCGGCTAG